Below is a window of Mycolicibacterium rhodesiae NBB3 DNA.
GGCCGCGGCCCTGGAAGGCGTCGTCCACCTCGGTGTGCGGGAAGGTTCGGGTGCCGTCACGGTCGTCGATCTCGGTGAACCCGGCGACGGTGCCGTCCACGGAGATGGTGAAGCGGTCGGCCTCTTGGGTGACGGTGGTGGTCGCGCCGGTCTTGTCGGTTGCCATACCTCATTGGTACCCCGGGAGCGCAAGATGAAGTCATGTGTGATGACGGCGGCACGGCCGCGGAAGCATTGGCGTCCACACCTCGCCGGGCGGACGGCGCGGCGGTAGATCCGATCGCACTGGAG
It encodes the following:
- a CDS encoding GNAT family N-acetyltransferase is translated as MATDKTGATTTVTQEADRFTISVDGTVAGFTEIDDRDGTRTFPHTEVDDAFQGRGLASILIGEALQQTRDAGLKIVPVCSMVKNYIEKHPEFDDVAAT